From Lysinibacillus sp. SGAir0095, the proteins below share one genomic window:
- a CDS encoding Ger(x)C family spore germination protein: protein MKKINLIFLVGFLFILSGCWDLNENERMYYAHGAAIDYNEGFYEVYVQIISFSNVAKSEQVNQDVIQSEVNSFRGITLSEAFGNLYNSIDEEVYWGHFSFLILSENTLKDSRLNPVINDITRFIDTRYNTWVYSTDEPLSEFLTTVPLLRRSITLTRLADPLNSFKQQSFIEPVTVRKLIISLNDPPQVENIPYIRLKMDWDNQKKPSKSIETAGVGILSTTDFKGFIKEKDAEGLKWLSNKTISARVTSTLENNKYFSSTVKNLEAKIEPIVNGSNIQFDINISITAGLDNFTGNLTPEDIEKGIVKQIKKEIKDTFKIGLEKDVDIYRLTEVLYRKHVKVYKKLEKDGKVKLTDDSIRNINIDVQKIDTGRKSFEDTIK from the coding sequence ATGAAAAAAATTAATTTAATATTCCTAGTTGGCTTCCTCTTCATTTTATCTGGCTGCTGGGACTTAAATGAAAATGAGAGAATGTATTATGCACATGGAGCAGCTATTGATTATAATGAAGGCTTTTACGAGGTCTATGTTCAAATCATAAGCTTTTCAAATGTAGCCAAATCTGAACAAGTAAATCAAGATGTGATTCAATCTGAAGTAAATTCTTTCAGAGGGATAACCCTTAGTGAAGCTTTTGGAAATCTTTATAATTCTATTGATGAAGAGGTATATTGGGGGCACTTTTCTTTTTTGATTTTAAGTGAAAATACTTTAAAAGATAGTAGGTTAAATCCCGTCATCAATGATATTACAAGATTTATCGATACGCGATACAATACGTGGGTCTATTCAACAGATGAGCCTTTATCAGAGTTTCTTACTACAGTTCCTTTGTTAAGACGTTCTATAACCCTAACTAGATTGGCTGACCCATTAAATTCATTTAAACAACAATCCTTCATCGAACCAGTGACTGTTCGAAAACTTATCATCTCGTTAAATGACCCACCTCAAGTAGAAAATATACCCTATATTCGACTAAAGATGGATTGGGATAACCAAAAGAAGCCAAGTAAAAGTATTGAGACAGCTGGGGTTGGTATCTTGTCTACAACAGATTTTAAGGGATTTATAAAGGAGAAGGATGCAGAAGGGCTAAAATGGTTAAGCAACAAAACAATTTCCGCACGAGTTACTTCGACTTTAGAGAATAATAAATACTTTTCGAGTACTGTTAAAAACCTAGAAGCTAAAATCGAACCAATAGTAAATGGAAGTAATATACAATTCGATATCAATATCTCTATCACAGCTGGATTAGACAATTTTACTGGAAACTTAACACCAGAAGATATCGAAAAAGGTATTGTTAAACAAATCAAAAAAGAAATTAAAGATACATTCAAAATTGGTCTGGAAAAAGATGTGGATATTTATCGACTGACAGAGGTCCTTTATCGAAAACATGTTAAGGTGTATAAGAAGCTTGAAAAGGATGGAAAAGTGAAGTTAACAGATGATTCAATTAGAAACATTAACATTGATGTTCAAAAAATTGATACAGGTAGAAAATCCTTTGAAGATACGATTAAATAA
- a CDS encoding spore germination protein — MKISGHQEIDITTLKDLFHKSADIIFKEFNFNQSHVVFIKCDSMVDQQMLYTIVLPNIESLFNDTNPTQIIDQMIEQLPIPEIQKLTNQDDIISKVYSGNILIFFKESKLLYSCNISRKPNRTPEETNMEVLIKGPRDNFIEDLSTNIALIRKRLPTNSLCVEKFNIGKRSKTDVAIMYMDDIANKNILTELKKQFEKIDTDIVIGAEALMEFINKKNWVMPSTNSTGRPDFAIQSLIRGRFIIIVDGTPYAVITPINFFYLLKTSEDNENTIIFSSFERMLRLLGVILGIALPAFWLALTLFHQDQLPLQLLATVVIANRGLPFPAVLEMLILLVIFELFREAGLRMPSKIGTTVGVVGGLIIGDAAIRAGITSPAMVVVIALSTIASYSIVNQSLVTMVVMIRISFILVTSLFGLFGFFVCFYLLLLYIANIRIFGTPYLDITADLSWQSIKKALFRQSQPKYSERPNMLDPQDDSRNNNEDNK, encoded by the coding sequence ATGAAGATAAGTGGACATCAAGAAATAGACATAACTACACTAAAGGATCTCTTTCACAAATCAGCTGATATTATTTTTAAAGAATTCAACTTTAATCAATCGCATGTAGTTTTTATTAAATGTGATTCAATGGTGGACCAACAAATGCTTTACACTATCGTATTACCTAATATAGAAAGTCTATTTAATGATACCAATCCCACTCAAATCATTGATCAAATGATTGAGCAATTGCCTATTCCAGAAATACAAAAGCTAACGAATCAAGATGACATCATTTCAAAAGTATATAGTGGCAATATATTAATTTTTTTTAAGGAATCCAAATTACTTTATTCATGTAACATATCTCGAAAACCTAACCGGACACCCGAGGAAACTAATATGGAAGTTTTGATAAAGGGTCCTCGTGACAACTTTATCGAAGATTTATCTACGAATATTGCGCTAATTCGAAAACGTTTACCTACAAATTCCCTTTGTGTTGAAAAATTCAATATAGGAAAACGATCAAAAACTGACGTAGCCATCATGTATATGGATGATATTGCGAATAAGAATATATTAACAGAGTTAAAGAAGCAATTTGAAAAAATTGATACAGACATTGTTATTGGCGCAGAAGCATTAATGGAATTTATTAATAAAAAAAACTGGGTCATGCCATCCACAAACTCAACTGGAAGACCAGATTTTGCCATACAATCATTAATTAGGGGGAGGTTTATCATTATCGTTGATGGTACACCCTACGCAGTCATAACACCTATAAACTTTTTCTATTTACTTAAAACATCTGAAGATAATGAAAACACAATTATTTTTAGCTCTTTCGAAAGAATGTTAAGATTGCTAGGCGTTATATTAGGTATTGCGCTACCTGCTTTTTGGTTGGCATTAACACTATTTCATCAAGACCAGCTACCTCTTCAATTACTTGCAACTGTAGTAATTGCCAATAGAGGCTTGCCTTTTCCTGCTGTGTTAGAGATGTTAATTTTATTGGTAATTTTTGAATTATTCCGTGAAGCTGGTTTAAGAATGCCTTCAAAAATTGGTACAACAGTGGGTGTAGTTGGTGGTTTAATTATTGGCGATGCAGCAATTCGCGCAGGTATTACTAGCCCTGCAATGGTTGTTGTTATTGCATTATCAACTATAGCCTCCTATTCGATTGTAAACCAATCACTTGTCACTATGGTTGTAATGATTAGAATATCATTTATATTAGTGACGTCCCTGTTTGGATTATTTGGATTCTTTGTTTGTTTTTACTTGCTCCTCCTATATATCGCTAATATTCGTATTTTCGGAACTCCTTATTTGGATATTACAGCTGACTTAAGTTGGCAAAGCATTAAAAAAGCACTTTTTAGGCAATCACAACCAAAATACTCAGAACGTCCTAATATGCTTGATCCACAAGATGACTCAAGAAACAATAATGAGGATAACAAATGA
- a CDS encoding endospore germination permease gives MHKIGQIGILHVIFLVMTFIGLKNHVTILPPILDHVKRDGWMSVILAAILMFPWLFLVLFIHNKTKQQPLKEWLMQKIGKFGSSILLYSVVVLIFIIAAFSMRETLLWMNATFLAKTPELALLIVYVILCFLLISTNMTTIVIVNTFVLLFVVIFGFYVAIVNIQVKDYSLIQPFLEHGISPVMKGFVYPASGFIEIFLLLFIQHHFKSKLTWYHLAIMLFILTGLTLGPLLGAIVEFGPEEAARQRYPAYEEWGLVTLGRFIEHMDFLSIYQWLTGTFIRVSLLLFIASDILNFTGQRKKIWNFMFFPFLFICLIVISLENSLFIHLNGNEMLIITFLFFFSLSLLLGIIALVPNRNKNKNAQRPQKNKNKESSES, from the coding sequence ATGCATAAAATCGGACAAATCGGCATCTTACATGTCATTTTTTTAGTAATGACTTTTATCGGATTAAAAAATCACGTAACAATATTACCACCCATTCTGGATCATGTAAAAAGAGACGGGTGGATGTCTGTAATACTTGCAGCAATACTTATGTTTCCTTGGTTATTTTTAGTTCTCTTTATCCATAATAAAACAAAGCAGCAACCCTTAAAAGAATGGCTAATGCAAAAAATTGGGAAGTTCGGGAGCTCCATACTTTTATATAGTGTTGTAGTGTTGATATTTATAATTGCAGCTTTTTCTATGCGTGAAACTTTACTATGGATGAATGCTACTTTCTTGGCCAAAACTCCTGAATTAGCTCTTCTAATCGTTTATGTCATTCTTTGTTTTTTATTAATCTCGACCAATATGACGACAATCGTAATTGTTAATACTTTTGTATTATTATTTGTAGTGATTTTCGGATTCTACGTAGCAATTGTCAATATCCAGGTCAAGGATTATAGTCTAATACAACCTTTTTTGGAACATGGTATTAGTCCTGTAATGAAAGGATTTGTTTATCCCGCCTCAGGATTTATAGAAATATTTTTATTATTATTCATTCAACATCATTTCAAAAGCAAGCTTACATGGTACCATCTTGCCATTATGCTGTTCATTTTAACTGGGCTTACTCTAGGTCCACTTTTAGGGGCAATTGTAGAATTTGGTCCGGAGGAGGCCGCAAGACAGAGATATCCCGCTTACGAAGAATGGGGATTAGTTACACTTGGACGTTTTATTGAGCATATGGATTTCCTATCGATCTATCAATGGCTAACGGGCACATTCATTCGTGTTAGTTTATTGTTATTTATCGCTAGCGATATATTAAATTTTACTGGACAAAGGAAGAAGATTTGGAATTTTATGTTTTTCCCCTTTTTATTTATATGCTTAATAGTGATTAGTTTGGAAAATAGTTTGTTTATACATTTAAACGGAAACGAAATGTTGATTATTACCTTTTTGTTCTTTTTCTCATTATCCCTTCTTTTAGGAATAATAGCTCTAGTCCCTAATAGAAACAAAAATAAAAATGCACAACGTCCACAGAAAAATAAAAATAAAGAAAGTAGTGAAAGTTAG
- a CDS encoding YozE family protein, with product MKQSFYLYILSYRGGDINDPKTRFAETAFLDHSFPKTSTSFEEISRYIEMIADDNLSTQTFDELWDLYEVKY from the coding sequence ATGAAGCAGAGCTTTTATTTATATATTCTTTCTTATAGGGGAGGGGATATTAATGATCCTAAAACTAGATTCGCAGAAACAGCATTTTTGGATCATAGTTTTCCTAAAACTAGTACCTCTTTTGAGGAAATTTCAAGGTATATTGAAATGATTGCCGATGATAATCTGTCAACTCAAACTTTTGATGAACTTTGGGATTTGTATGAAGTAAAATATTGA
- the deoD gene encoding purine-nucleoside phosphorylase produces the protein MSIHINAKQGDIAETILLPGDPLRAKYIAETFLEDVTCYNEVRNMFGYTGTYKGKRVSVQGSGMGVPSISIYATELMQEYGVQKLIRVGTCGAIQKDVKVRDVIIAQAASTDSKMNEIIFNGIDFAPTADFDLLLKAYNAGVAAGLNIKVGNIFTADMFYSEENQNEKLARYGVLAVEMESAALYTLAAKFGRKALSVLTVSDHIITGEATSSEERQTTFNDMMVVALEAAIQE, from the coding sequence ATGAGTATCCATATTAATGCTAAACAAGGTGACATCGCAGAAACTATTTTATTACCTGGAGATCCATTGCGTGCAAAATATATAGCTGAGACGTTCTTAGAAGATGTAACATGTTATAATGAAGTTCGTAATATGTTTGGATATACTGGTACATATAAAGGAAAACGTGTTTCTGTTCAAGGATCAGGAATGGGTGTACCATCAATTTCAATTTACGCAACGGAGTTAATGCAAGAATACGGGGTACAAAAATTAATCCGCGTAGGAACTTGTGGAGCAATCCAAAAAGATGTAAAAGTTCGTGACGTAATTATCGCACAAGCTGCTTCAACGGATTCTAAAATGAATGAGATTATCTTTAACGGTATTGATTTCGCACCAACAGCTGACTTTGATTTATTATTGAAAGCATATAACGCAGGTGTTGCAGCTGGCTTGAATATAAAAGTAGGGAATATCTTTACTGCTGATATGTTCTATTCAGAAGAAAATCAAAATGAAAAATTAGCTCGTTATGGAGTTTTAGCAGTTGAAATGGAGTCTGCTGCTCTTTATACACTTGCCGCTAAATTTGGACGTAAAGCATTATCTGTATTAACGGTTTCAGACCATATTATTACAGGTGAAGCTACTTCTTCTGAAGAACGTCAAACAACATTCAATGATATGATGGTTGTTGCATTGGAAGCTGCAATTCAAGAGTAA
- a CDS encoding S41 family peptidase has product MDDQNQQGFEKTEQDGQQEEQLKPAKKFIRIKPFSFIMLMFLTILLTAGLTIFALTFGEKKVVEVSVPVEREEFTELYDAFDELKNKYYVEIDEESVITGAINGMFDALEDPYSDYMDVNQAEQFNSDLSSSFQGIGAEIQERNGNIVVVSPIKNSPAEKAGILPEDMILTVDGQSIQGMSASEAVLLIRGEKGTPVKLTIQRGQAEELIEMTIIRDDIPIETVYGEMGEDKVAHIQITSFSEQTYDELVKILDGYNADGMKSIILDVRQNPGGFLTSAIDIANLFLDEGKPIVQLQGREGDAEVMLAEGGEKFDQPVVVLIDNGSASASEILAGALSESAGAKLVGLTSFGKGTVQTVSYLQDGANLKYTTGKWLTPNGNWINEKGIQPDELVEYPEYSTATYINPETEFKIGNVSPSVQSAEVILNALGYEVGTVDETFDQSTKTAVESFQEAQKLEGNGVLVGETTYALMDAIREKINNEDPHVLKAKELLTATNN; this is encoded by the coding sequence ATGGACGATCAAAACCAACAAGGATTTGAGAAAACCGAACAGGATGGACAACAAGAAGAACAATTGAAACCGGCGAAAAAATTTATTCGTATTAAGCCTTTTAGTTTCATCATGCTAATGTTCTTAACAATTTTATTAACAGCAGGCTTAACAATTTTTGCGCTGACTTTTGGAGAAAAGAAGGTTGTGGAAGTTTCAGTTCCTGTAGAACGAGAGGAATTTACAGAGCTATATGATGCTTTTGATGAACTGAAAAATAAGTACTATGTTGAAATTGATGAGGAGTCAGTTATAACAGGGGCGATTAACGGAATGTTCGACGCTTTGGAAGATCCATATTCAGACTATATGGACGTAAATCAAGCTGAACAATTTAACAGTGATCTTTCATCAAGCTTCCAAGGTATTGGTGCAGAAATCCAGGAACGTAATGGAAATATTGTCGTTGTTTCTCCTATTAAAAACTCTCCTGCTGAGAAAGCTGGAATTTTACCAGAAGATATGATTCTTACTGTTGATGGTCAAAGCATTCAAGGAATGAGTGCCTCAGAAGCGGTTTTATTAATCCGTGGAGAAAAAGGTACGCCTGTTAAATTAACAATACAACGTGGACAAGCTGAAGAGCTAATCGAAATGACGATTATTCGCGATGATATTCCAATTGAAACCGTTTATGGTGAAATGGGTGAAGACAAAGTTGCTCATATTCAAATCACTTCCTTTAGTGAACAAACCTATGATGAGTTAGTTAAAATTTTAGATGGATATAACGCAGATGGAATGAAGAGCATTATCTTAGATGTTCGCCAAAATCCAGGTGGCTTTTTAACATCTGCAATTGATATTGCCAATCTATTCCTTGATGAAGGGAAGCCAATTGTCCAATTGCAAGGTCGTGAAGGTGATGCGGAAGTCATGTTAGCTGAAGGTGGCGAAAAATTCGATCAACCTGTTGTTGTTTTAATTGATAATGGTAGTGCATCTGCATCTGAAATTTTAGCTGGTGCTTTAAGTGAATCGGCAGGTGCCAAGCTTGTTGGGTTAACTTCATTCGGTAAAGGAACTGTACAAACAGTTAGCTATTTACAAGATGGTGCAAATCTAAAATATACAACAGGGAAATGGTTAACACCAAATGGCAATTGGATTAACGAAAAGGGAATTCAACCTGATGAGTTAGTTGAATACCCAGAGTATTCAACAGCCACTTACATTAATCCAGAAACAGAATTTAAAATCGGCAATGTTTCACCTTCCGTTCAATCTGCAGAAGTAATATTAAATGCATTGGGCTATGAAGTTGGTACAGTAGATGAAACATTCGATCAATCAACTAAAACTGCAGTCGAGTCGTTCCAAGAAGCTCAAAAATTAGAAGGAAATGGAGTTCTTGTTGGCGAAACAACTTATGCATTAATGGATGCCATCAGAGAGAAAATCAATAACGAGGATCCGCATGTCCTAAAAGCAAAAGAATTATTAACAGCTACAAACAATTAG
- a CDS encoding GTP-binding protein — MKDVYLFSGFLGSGKTSMLTHVLKQFKEKGLKPAVIMNELGKLPFDSQAVDEGIPLKEMLEGCICCSGAEKTEAQIQSLLADNEFDVLIIETTGAAHPVEALDAVYSPLFAESLNIKGIVTVADSKLWLERAMLTPQVRSLFIEQIRHAHLLLANKMDLLTEAEQAKVVFEMQGVNPNAFILQTTYGKVPLNLLEGLQATAQTSKEDVQSAKIGTQLHLSSRLVELKKSFSQEKFEEWVRSLPSSVYRIKGYVPIEGIRNPMLFQYAYGLVQWIPEYIKMPAKIVLIGENIQEIDVIGEK, encoded by the coding sequence ATGAAGGATGTATATTTATTTAGCGGGTTTTTAGGTAGTGGAAAGACATCTATGCTTACCCATGTACTTAAACAATTCAAAGAAAAGGGGCTAAAACCTGCTGTTATTATGAATGAATTAGGTAAGTTGCCATTTGACTCGCAAGCGGTAGATGAAGGTATCCCATTAAAAGAAATGCTGGAAGGTTGCATTTGTTGTTCTGGAGCAGAAAAAACGGAAGCTCAAATTCAGTCACTATTAGCAGATAATGAATTTGATGTATTGATTATTGAGACAACAGGTGCAGCTCATCCTGTTGAGGCGCTTGATGCGGTGTATTCACCTTTATTTGCCGAAAGCTTAAATATCAAAGGGATAGTAACGGTTGCAGATAGTAAGTTATGGCTTGAGCGGGCTATGTTAACACCTCAAGTAAGAAGTCTTTTTATAGAGCAAATCCGACACGCTCATTTGTTACTGGCTAATAAAATGGATTTACTTACTGAAGCGGAGCAGGCCAAAGTAGTTTTTGAAATGCAAGGGGTTAATCCAAATGCATTTATACTTCAAACGACATATGGTAAGGTCCCTTTAAATTTACTTGAAGGTCTTCAAGCAACTGCACAAACATCGAAGGAAGATGTTCAATCAGCGAAAATTGGTACACAACTTCATTTAAGTTCGCGTCTTGTAGAACTTAAAAAAAGCTTTTCACAGGAGAAGTTTGAGGAATGGGTTCGTTCATTACCATCATCGGTATATCGAATTAAAGGCTATGTACCAATTGAAGGGATTCGAAACCCAATGCTATTCCAGTATGCTTATGGTTTAGTGCAATGGATTCCTGAATATATTAAGATGCCCGCAAAAATCGTTTTAATTGGTGAGAATATTCAAGAGATAGATGTTATTGGTGAAAAATAA
- a CDS encoding CAP domain-containing protein — protein sequence MKKWFITFCALGLISTQVPTADAASNQEESQDKYIKHEVKVVNMNQYGDLLADFKNEVSFTNIHSFKDLSKKLQISKETLEKLIGAQLQEYTNSLGKRTPAAASKNESTKEDQESNAVETPVVETPSGEIEETPVTAVPDAQESKKEKEVKAPQTPAMEQHKPVQSTPSAPTEEVEKTTQSNSPVAEADAASAFETKVVELTNAERAKNGLAPLEIYNPLMEVAGAKSQDMATNNYFSHTSPTYGSPFDQIKSAGITYRAAGENIAQGQRTPEEVVQAWMNSEGHRANILNASFTHIGVGYVENGNYWTQQFIQL from the coding sequence ATGAAAAAATGGTTTATCACATTTTGTGCACTTGGTTTAATCTCAACACAGGTTCCGACAGCAGATGCTGCATCCAATCAGGAGGAATCACAAGATAAGTATATAAAACATGAAGTGAAAGTCGTTAATATGAATCAATATGGAGACCTATTAGCAGATTTTAAGAATGAAGTTTCTTTCACAAATATTCATAGTTTTAAAGATTTATCAAAAAAACTACAAATTTCAAAAGAAACCTTAGAAAAATTAATTGGAGCACAATTACAGGAATATACTAATTCTTTAGGAAAACGTACTCCAGCAGCAGCTTCAAAAAATGAATCTACTAAAGAAGATCAAGAGAGTAATGCGGTGGAAACACCAGTAGTAGAAACTCCATCAGGTGAGATAGAGGAAACACCGGTAACAGCAGTACCAGATGCTCAAGAATCTAAAAAGGAAAAAGAGGTTAAAGCACCTCAAACTCCTGCAATGGAACAGCATAAGCCTGTACAATCAACTCCATCTGCTCCAACAGAAGAAGTTGAGAAAACAACACAGTCTAATTCGCCAGTGGCAGAAGCAGATGCTGCATCTGCATTTGAAACGAAAGTAGTAGAATTAACAAATGCCGAACGAGCTAAAAATGGTCTTGCACCTCTAGAAATTTACAATCCATTAATGGAAGTTGCTGGTGCAAAGTCACAAGACATGGCTACAAATAATTATTTCTCGCACACAAGTCCTACTTACGGCAGCCCGTTCGATCAAATAAAATCAGCAGGTATTACTTACCGTGCTGCAGGTGAAAACATTGCACAAGGCCAAAGAACACCGGAAGAAGTTGTGCAAGCATGGATGAACTCAGAAGGTCACCGTGCCAATATCTTAAATGCTAGCTTCACACATATTGGAGTAGGCTATGTTGAAAATGGTAACTATTGGACACAACAATTTATCCAACTTTAA
- a CDS encoding undecaprenyldiphospho-muramoylpentapeptide beta-N-acetylglucosaminyltransferase, producing MMQKSIILTGGGTAGHVSLNQAIIPSLIEKGYDVHYIGSIDGIEKELITQSFPEVPYHSISSGKLRRYFSMKNFTDPFKVLAGVGQAFSVIRKVKPTMIFSKGGFVSVPVVIAAKLTKIPVVIHESDVTPGLANKIALPFASHVFTIFEDTLKYLPSDKATCTGSIVREQLFKGNASEGKTHCGFTDDKKVLLVMGGSLGSVVLNDSLRSNLPELLASYNVIHLCGKGNVDATLDGLKGYKQFDYVTTELPDLLHASDYVVSRAGSNSIFEFLALTKPMLLIPLSASKSRGDQILNANIFERQGFAHVLEEEMLSKSTFMKAINTLSTRSNDYINAMKKAESPKTPDEMVKLILKHEK from the coding sequence GTGATGCAAAAATCAATCATTTTAACGGGTGGCGGAACTGCAGGTCATGTTTCATTAAACCAGGCCATCATTCCATCATTGATAGAGAAAGGGTATGACGTTCATTATATTGGGTCAATTGATGGTATTGAAAAGGAATTAATTACTCAGAGCTTTCCTGAAGTACCTTATCATAGTATTTCAAGCGGGAAATTACGCCGTTATTTTTCAATGAAAAACTTTACCGATCCATTTAAGGTATTAGCTGGAGTTGGGCAGGCTTTTTCCGTTATTCGAAAGGTGAAGCCAACAATGATCTTTTCTAAGGGAGGGTTTGTTTCTGTACCAGTCGTAATAGCAGCAAAGTTAACAAAAATTCCAGTAGTTATTCATGAATCGGATGTAACTCCGGGCTTAGCCAATAAAATAGCCTTACCTTTCGCTTCCCATGTGTTTACTATATTTGAGGATACATTAAAGTATTTACCGAGTGATAAAGCAACTTGTACCGGTTCAATCGTTCGAGAGCAATTGTTTAAAGGGAATGCTTCGGAAGGGAAAACGCATTGTGGGTTTACTGATGATAAGAAGGTGTTGCTGGTTATGGGTGGTAGTTTAGGCTCTGTTGTACTCAATGATTCTTTAAGAAGCAATTTACCTGAGTTATTGGCATCTTACAATGTTATCCATCTTTGCGGTAAAGGAAATGTGGATGCTACTTTAGACGGTTTAAAAGGGTATAAGCAGTTTGACTATGTGACAACTGAGCTTCCAGATTTACTTCACGCCTCAGATTATGTTGTTTCCCGTGCAGGGTCAAATTCAATTTTTGAATTTTTAGCATTGACAAAACCAATGCTTCTAATTCCGCTTTCCGCAAGTAAAAGTCGAGGGGATCAAATATTAAATGCAAATATTTTTGAACGACAAGGCTTTGCGCATGTTTTAGAAGAAGAAATGCTTTCAAAAAGTACATTTATGAAGGCGATAAATACTTTGTCAACACGAAGCAACGATTACATCAATGCCATGAAAAAAGCTGAGAGTCCAAAAACACCAGATGAAATGGTGAAATTGATTTTGAAGCATGAAAAGTAG
- a CDS encoding GNAT family N-acetyltransferase: MLKYRDLSETNELYQLMIHPTVFPYVRHKTNSPEEYLFITKQLLEEEQLGKTISRTITDDWGQPIGTITLYDIQDGAGFLGTWIGVPFQGKGYNQAAKFDFLKELFFEKDIHTVFLRIRKENEKSKRAALKLPYVIDATETNPALYEEINTGETKFDLYKIPRDLFYIVSANDQSNEEEQAM, translated from the coding sequence TTGTTAAAGTATAGAGATCTTTCAGAAACAAATGAGTTATACCAATTAATGATCCATCCAACAGTTTTCCCTTATGTTCGTCATAAAACAAACTCACCAGAAGAGTATCTATTTATAACGAAACAATTATTAGAAGAAGAACAACTAGGAAAGACCATCTCAAGAACAATAACCGATGACTGGGGTCAACCAATTGGGACGATCACTTTATACGACATTCAAGATGGAGCAGGCTTCCTTGGAACATGGATAGGTGTACCGTTTCAAGGTAAAGGATATAATCAAGCTGCAAAGTTTGATTTTCTAAAAGAACTCTTTTTTGAAAAGGACATTCATACCGTATTTTTAAGAATTCGAAAAGAAAATGAAAAATCAAAACGTGCAGCACTAAAGTTACCTTATGTAATTGATGCTACAGAAACTAACCCAGCACTTTACGAAGAGATTAATACCGGTGAAACCAAATTTGACTTATACAAAATACCAAGAGACTTATTCTATATCGTTTCTGCAAATGATCAATCCAACGAAGAAGAACAAGCAATGTAA
- the dapF gene encoding diaminopimelate epimerase, which yields MERTFLKVHGSGNTFYLYNTEDETEFNWVELTKWLCKKDNHHGADGLLLVLPSKSADAKMRVINADGSEASMCGNGLRCVARFVCEKQGKEEAVIETMKANLKVRKEFPLFEEIPTYAVEISPVSFSLTSLPMVYKGQTEIRHQVIPEFSQTIPYTAVSVPNPHLIGIVEERDIKDNTHQKNLAQILNGENDYCIDGVNVSYVFPMNNDTIFVRTFERGVGFTNACGTAMTASALVSRLNGIVDQDIITVFNPGGFVKCEVKIAGDDYKLTLIGNATITSSYALDISGNEFKVLSCHETQEQKIYEKCLELVKKETASFAS from the coding sequence GTGGAAAGAACATTTTTAAAAGTGCATGGTTCAGGTAACACATTTTACTTATATAATACTGAGGACGAAACCGAATTCAATTGGGTAGAGTTGACCAAGTGGCTTTGCAAAAAAGATAACCATCATGGTGCAGATGGATTACTACTTGTTTTACCTTCAAAATCTGCGGATGCAAAAATGCGCGTGATCAATGCAGACGGTTCTGAAGCTTCAATGTGTGGTAATGGTCTCCGATGTGTGGCAAGGTTTGTATGTGAAAAGCAAGGAAAAGAAGAAGCAGTCATTGAGACGATGAAAGCCAACTTAAAGGTAAGAAAAGAGTTTCCTTTATTCGAAGAAATTCCTACTTATGCAGTTGAAATTTCACCAGTGTCATTTTCTTTAACAAGTTTACCTATGGTGTATAAGGGACAAACAGAAATTCGCCATCAAGTGATTCCAGAATTTTCACAGACGATTCCCTATACAGCCGTATCAGTACCGAATCCACATTTAATCGGTATTGTGGAAGAACGAGATATCAAAGATAATACACATCAGAAAAATTTAGCCCAAATATTAAACGGCGAAAATGATTATTGTATAGATGGCGTAAATGTAAGTTATGTATTTCCAATGAATAATGACACTATTTTTGTTCGGACTTTTGAACGAGGCGTCGGGTTTACTAATGCATGTGGGACAGCAATGACTGCTTCTGCCCTTGTCTCAAGGCTAAATGGCATTGTAGATCAGGATATTATTACTGTATTCAACCCAGGTGGATTTGTGAAATGCGAAGTGAAAATTGCTGGTGACGACTATAAATTAACTTTAATCGGCAACGCAACAATTACTTCTTCATACGCTTTAGATATTTCGGGGAATGAATTTAAAGTTTTAAGTTGTCATGAAACGCAAGAACAAAAAATATATGAAAAATGTCTTGAACTTGTTAAGAAGGAGACCGCATCTTTTGCTTCTTAA